In one Flavobacteriales bacterium genomic region, the following are encoded:
- a CDS encoding DUF3520 domain-containing protein produces KIQVEFNPAHVQSYRLIGYVNRKLATEDFNNDQKDAGELGVGHTVTALYEIIPVGVQSSFGNTVDDLKYQHKKMEEIVVSDSDELLTVKFRYKAPDGDTSKLIVKTLGSDIENLHPSDNFLFSAAVAEFGMLLRNSEFKANSSYEDVIALAETAKGNDKNGYRKEFIKMVELSMLMAER; encoded by the coding sequence TTAAAATTCAAGTAGAATTTAATCCAGCTCATGTTCAGTCTTATCGATTAATAGGATATGTAAACAGAAAGTTAGCTACAGAAGATTTCAATAACGACCAGAAAGATGCTGGCGAATTAGGAGTTGGTCATACCGTTACTGCTCTGTACGAAATCATACCTGTTGGCGTACAATCGTCTTTTGGAAATACGGTGGATGACTTGAAGTACCAACACAAAAAAATGGAGGAAATAGTTGTATCTGATTCCGATGAATTACTCACGGTTAAGTTCAGGTATAAAGCTCCAGATGGCGATACCAGTAAACTTATTGTTAAAACATTAGGATCTGATATTGAGAACCTCCACCCTTCTGATAACTTTCTATTTTCTGCGGCTGTAGCTGAGTTCGGTATGCTGCTAAGAAACTCAGAGTTCAAAGCAAATTCCAGTTACGAAGATGTGATCGCTTTAGCAGAGACTGCAAAAGGAAACGATAAAAATGGCTATCGTAAGGAGTTCATCAAAATGGTTGAATTGAGCATGCTTATGGCAGAGAGATAG